A window of Aeromicrobium sp. A1-2 contains these coding sequences:
- a CDS encoding Xaa-Pro peptidase family protein, with protein MSAAERRGRLVAALGDHGLDGIVVTTLVNVRYLTRFTGSNGALVVPREGAAVFLTDGRYRDQAAEELPDLAHVIGRDLLAGAAELMTHGGWGVETHVLSVDGHGRLDDLVGQVSLSPAGRLVESLREVKDDDEVAALRSACDISTRALEALVGQRLGGRTERAVARDLEHRMLELGAEAIAFDTILAAGENSAIPHHSPTDRVLAHGDLVKVDFGARVDGYHADCTRTFVLGRADDWQREIHAAVREAQAAGLELFREGAAVADSYAAATSSLDESGWLHAFTTGLGHGVGLQIHEDPFVGPSHAGKLSSRTVLTMEPGIYVPGRGGVRIEDTVLVTSGAPEVLTTMTKDLLEIG; from the coding sequence GTGAGCGCGGCCGAGCGCCGCGGTCGTCTCGTCGCCGCGCTGGGCGATCACGGCCTCGACGGCATAGTCGTCACGACGCTCGTCAACGTCCGTTACCTCACCAGATTCACCGGGTCCAACGGTGCGTTGGTCGTGCCCCGCGAGGGTGCGGCCGTGTTCTTGACCGATGGCCGATATCGCGACCAGGCGGCCGAGGAGCTCCCGGACCTCGCCCATGTGATCGGTCGTGATCTGCTCGCCGGTGCCGCTGAGCTCATGACCCACGGTGGGTGGGGCGTCGAGACCCATGTCCTGAGCGTCGACGGGCACGGCCGGCTCGACGACCTGGTCGGCCAGGTGTCGCTCTCGCCTGCGGGCCGACTCGTCGAATCATTGCGCGAGGTCAAGGACGACGACGAGGTCGCGGCGCTGCGGAGTGCCTGCGACATCTCGACCCGTGCCCTCGAGGCACTCGTGGGCCAGCGGCTCGGGGGGCGCACGGAGCGGGCGGTCGCGCGCGATCTCGAGCACAGGATGCTGGAGCTGGGCGCGGAGGCAATCGCGTTCGACACGATCCTGGCCGCGGGTGAGAACTCCGCGATCCCGCACCACAGCCCCACCGATCGAGTCCTGGCCCACGGAGACCTGGTCAAGGTCGACTTCGGCGCGCGGGTCGACGGCTATCACGCGGACTGCACCCGAACCTTCGTGCTGGGACGAGCCGACGACTGGCAGCGCGAGATCCACGCCGCCGTCCGCGAGGCCCAGGCGGCTGGTCTGGAGCTTTTCCGCGAGGGCGCCGCGGTGGCCGATTCGTACGCTGCGGCAACCTCATCCCTGGACGAGTCAGGGTGGCTGCACGCCTTCACGACGGGCCTCGGGCACGGCGTCGGGCTGCAGATCCACGAGGACCCGTTCGTCGGACCCTCACACGCAGGTAAACTGAGCAGTCGCACCGTCCTGACGATGGAGCCGGGCATATA